From the genome of Pseudomonadota bacterium:
AGACGAAACTCCACCGGATGCTGATGAGCCGCTGTTGTCGCGACCGTATAGCGCACGGTCAGTCCGTGTGTGCGGACGGCGAGTTGCGCCAGGCGGCCAATTGCCACAGGTATCGAGCGGCTCGCCGGCTAAGAGTACCTCGACCTATGATCGTCATGGGGCGAGACTCATCACCCTCGTAGGATCAGGTTCTCTTCGCCGAATGGCGGAATCACCCTCTCGCAGACCCCGTGTCACGCAGACCGACAATCTTCTTCTTGCCTGAGCGTGAGCACCTCGACCCCATCCGAGGTAACTGCGACGGTATGCTCCCACTGCGCCGAGAGTTTTCTATCCGCCGTGACCACCGTCCAGCCATCCTTCTTCGTCTTCACCTTTGCCTTGCCCTGGTTGATCATCGGCTCGATAGTGAACGTCATCCCCTCCTCTAGCTCCAGGCCATCACCTGCCCGCCCGAAGTGCAGCACCTGCGGCGGCTCATGCATCTGCGTGCCGATGCCGTGACCGCAGTACTCACGAACCACCGTGTAGCCACACTGCTGAGCATGC
Proteins encoded in this window:
- a CDS encoding M24 family metallopeptidase, whose amino-acid sequence is HAQQCGYTVVREYCGHGIGTQMHEPPQVLHFGRAGDGLELEEGMTFTIEPMINQGKAKVKTKKDGWTVVTADRKLSAQWEHTVAVTSDGVEVLTLRQEEDCRSA